The following are encoded together in the Glycine soja cultivar W05 chromosome 5, ASM419377v2, whole genome shotgun sequence genome:
- the LOC114411248 gene encoding uncharacterized protein LOC114411248: MDEDEWMYEIMSERADMDYENAESCGANEPHVDCSDAFKTSQIIMLMLVFECREDVLRSDTNTGSRGRSTFVLIGCERSGEYKCRKKEFIRRDTGTRKCGCPFKLRCKPVAGGEGWMVKLICGVHNHELAKSLVGHSYAGRLTKSKKTLIADMTKSMVKPRSILLTLKEHNANSYTTIKQIYNARSAFRSTIRGSDLEMQHLMKLLEHSWSVVRNHLLKELANFSEDYVKLFGGTERFEELRMSLLVDGLTKVTTDKWMDITDMGHVIASRYNVIVISLSKQQSMTFFPLKSQPLTNSSLHRIICIGHVYDNHFVEVYLKERCPLPPVSLLWSSNCHPQAKSWPNPYISRIQHYKSFMMFKRDYVDLNDD; encoded by the exons ATGGATGAAGATGAGTGGATGTATGAAATAATGTCTGAACGAGCGgatatggattatgaaaatgcAGAATCATGTGGtgcgaatgaaccacatgttgattgttcggatGCGTTCAAGACTTCTCAGATTATAATGTTAATGCTT GTGTTTGAGTGCCGAGAGGATGTTTTGCG GTCAGACACAAACACAGGTAGTAGAGGAAGGAGTacgtttgtgttaattggctgTGAAAGGAGTGGCGAGTATAAGtgtaggaaaaaagaatttatcagaagagacactgggactaggaaatgtgggtgtcccttcaagcttcgttGCAAGCCAGTGGCTGGAGGAGAAggctggatggtgaagttgatttgtggagtgcataatcatgaattggccaagtcattagttggacattcaTATGCGGGGCGATTGACTAAAtctaaaaaaacacttattgctgatatgacgaagtccatggtgaagccaagaagcattctgctaactctgaaggaacacaatgccaatAGCTATACGACTATTAAAcagatatacaatgcaagaagtgcattccGTTCTACCATAAGAGGAAGCGAtcttgaaatgcaacatctgatgaagcttcttgaac ACTCTTGGTCGGTGGTCCGCAACCatctgcttaaagaacttgccaatttctcagaagactatgtcaagctctttggtggcacggagagatttgaggaattaaggatgtcactacttgttgatgggttaaccaag GTGACAAcggataagtggatggatataacggacatgggacatgtcattgcatcaaggtataacgtAATCGTTATATCCTTGTctaaacaacaaagcatgacattctttccccttAAAAGTCAACCGCTAACAAATTCTTCATTGCATCGTATAATTTGTATCGGTcatgtgtatgacaatcattttgttgag gtttatttaaaagaacgttgtcccttaccgcctgtatcattgttatggtctagcaATTGTCATCCGCAGGCGAAGTCATGGCCAAATCCATATATTAGCAGAATACAGCATTACAAGAGCTTCATGATGTTCAAGAGAGACTATGTTGACTTAAATGATGattga